A window of Drosophila subobscura isolate 14011-0131.10 chromosome E, UCBerk_Dsub_1.0, whole genome shotgun sequence contains these coding sequences:
- the LOC117892342 gene encoding potassium channel subfamily T member 2 isoform X2 — MSFSSSDTNNKCSISHSHSQRLGGKFANWFPQRAEENKRKKRVEQQRQQQRQRRGAKVFKCVSDSTGHLTLAPSRLFERTPMSPSDSLDEIALQIPRVRVEYYVNENTFKERLQLYFIKNQRSSLRIRIADLFLKLLSCVLYIIRVILDRNPTFITCYGCEVGNKTEFIISAKLTEEEFQESPIINWDAILWVNRPTVLWVLQLLLAMVSLTQSLVLTYLGYKGNIWQQILSFHFILELVTTIPFALTIVHPPLRNLFIPIFLNCWLAKRSLENMFNDLHRAMQKSQSALSQQLTILSATLLCLVFTSVCGIQHFQRAGHRHLNLFQSTYYVVVTFSTVGYGDFVPDIWPSQLYMVIMICVALIVLPTQFEQLAFTWMERQKLGGSYSSHRAQSEKHVVVCSTTLHADTIMDFLNEFYAHPLLQDFYVVLLSPMELDTTMRMILQVPIWAQRVIYIQGSCLKDGDLARARMNEAEACFILAARNYADKTAADEHTILRSWAVKDFAPNVPQYVQIFRPEHKLHVKFAEHVVCEDEFKYALLANNCTCPGASTLVTLLLHTSRGQEGQQSPEEWHRLYGKCSGNEIYHIVLGDSRFFGEYEGKSFTYASFHSHRKYGVALVGVRPAELPEFYEDTILLNPGPRHIMKKDDTCYYMSITKEENSAFVVNQNQTSDPTAASKDGAGGGTSTATSHHTAAATATTTTTTTVQATPTTTTTISTTFTSSTLLSASTTTATINAGTAAPSAAAAAAAAAGTGAGSGATTIAPVPSVCVRVPHHSPSYESGGAYGTNHLQPYPHPHPYPQTYPHPQMQTPDSGEFASLFVPCDNPTAVIISDSRQNLKDTTVTQTAATTTTITTTTLPPPPMTLGGSSGMPGGSGGGGHGVGSGHSLGTSLSVTPATLSTGNHLDVPFGNNPNLLSPDVLNQRRGSRRPSILPVPDMFTSSSFSIAGNDDGEEGDESDDEIDDEMPWRSPSEKIACLGGHFPQSRTYSLIMSSSEDSYQRSCSFCSRNATATATAAAAPAAAPAAAAPAAAAPAAVRPPGSGRGLPLEDFTTTEQRRRAMKKSYSCDSECRSGVGPGPGLGLGLGGGTLAILAARRRQLQQCCTCSCSTTTTTTTTSAAAAAAAAAAAAAAAAAFTSSSSVETRRLSRPVWASDYSGIVKGFPPVSPFIGVSPTLCFLLKEKKPLCCLQLAQVCEHCSYRNAKEYQWQNKTIILAADYASNGIYNFIIPLRAHFRSKTSLNPIILLLERRPDVAFLDALSYFPLVYWMLGSIDCLDDLLRAGITLAESVVVVNKELSNSAEEDSLSDCNTIVAVQNMFKFFPSIKSITELSQSSNMRFMQFRAHDKYALHLSKMEKERGSHISYMFRLPFAAGAVFSASMLDTLLYQAFVKDYVITFVRLLLGIDQAPGSGFLTSMRITKEDMWIRTYGRLYQKLCSTTCEIPIGIYRTQDTSNADTSHVSNSPVDRWGPFSAFGRHCVRLRPSYDEETGTPDSTKDSTEMLRGVTYRPPPSATGGAGASFRSPSQPTPQQQRQRSTNCLGGCSERKGSSYSINLADEAKDNHAQQIERAEIANLVRSRMESLNLPTIDYDDVSEKRNHLSYVIINPSCDLKLEEGDLIYLVRPSPFSAQKTFERHNSRRKSNISFCSNINLGATCGPQMQNMSNTAVGAGSRRGSGIAGLNPMQMQSVQTLAGYGSSSQRCTPPMQQIKSNSLSLPDSPTVVGNQRGRSNSLRIDNDILLRRSSSLRQGLPSVGVSHGRRKSSLEEIGISHFTTLMQATNHSNPIKISLNGSIGMENQISLQVTPPEEPTPMLGVPCMMGGGGGGGGINPSGTGSSTSGMLGAGSSLAINTADLGPGPSTSSGAGSSLQPQDSLGPQSSQVSSPQHLQGTIV, encoded by the exons AGTTCGTGTGGAGTACTACGTGAATGAAAACACATTTAAAGAAAGACTGCAACTCTATTTCATTAAGAATCAGCGTTCAA GCTTACGCATACGAATTGCCGATTTATTCCTTAAGTTACTGTCGTGTGTTCTCTACATTATACGTGTGATATTGGATAGGAATCCAACATTTATAACTTG CTATGGCTGCGAGGTGGGCAATAAGACAGAGTTCATCATCTCGGCCAAACTGACGGAGGAGGAGTTCCAGGAGAGTCCGATTATCAACTGGGATGCGATACTCTGGGTGAATCGGCCGACAGTGCTGtgggtgctgcagctgctcctagCCATGGTGTCGCTGACGCAATCCCTGGTTCTCACATATCTAGGCTATAAG GGCAACATTTGGCAGCAGATACTCTCATTTCACTTTATACTAGAATTAGTAACGACAATACCATTTGCACTAACG ATCGTTCATCCTCCACTACGGAATCTCTTCATTCCCATCTTCCTcaactgctggctggccaaaCGCTCGCTGGAGAATATGTTT AATGATCTTCATCGTGCCATGCAAAAGTCTCAGTCTGCGTTGTCCCAACAGCTGACCATTTTGTCGGCCACTCTGCTCTGTTTGGTATTTACCAG CGTTTGCGGCATTCAGCACTTTCAGCGGGCAGGACATCGGCACTTGAACCTCTTTCAGAGCACGTACTATGTGGTTGTGACCTTCTCGACAGTGGGCTACGGCGACTTTGTTCCGGACATTTGGCCCTCTCAGCTGTACATGGTCATCATGATTTGTGTCGCACTCATTGTGCTGCCCACGCAG TTCGAGCAGTTGGCCTTCACCTGGATGGAGCGCCAGAAGCTGGGCGGCAGCTACAGCTCTCATCGAGCGCAGAGCGAGAAGCATGTGGTGGTGTGCTCCACCACCCTGCACGCGGACACCATCATGGATTTCCTCAACGAGTTCTACGCCCATCCACTGCTGCAGGACTTCTATGTGGTGCTGCTCAGTCCCATGGAGCTGGACACGACAATGCGAATGATTCTACAGGTGCCAATTTGGGCCCAGCGTGTGATTTATATTCAG GGCTCTTGTCTGAAGGATGGCGACCTGGCCCGCGCTCGCATGAACGAGGCGGAGGCGTGCTTCATACTCGCGGCCAGGAATTATGCGGATAAGACGGCCGCGGACGAGCACACCATCCTGCGCTCCTGGGCGGTCAAGGACTTTGCGCCGAATGTGCCGCAGTATGTGCAGATATTCAG GCCGGAGCACAAGCTGCATGTGAAGTTCGCCGAGCATGTGGTCTGCGAGGATGAGTTCAAGTACgcgctgctggccaacaactGCACCTGCCCGGGCGCCAGTACCCTGGtcaccctgctgctgcacacctCGCGCGGACA GGAGGGGCAGCAATCGCCGGAGGAGTGGCACCGCCTCTATGGCAAGTGTTCGGGCAACGAGATCTATCACATTGTCCTCGGCGACAGTCGCTTCTTCGGGGAGTACGAGGGCAAGAGCTTCACCTACGCCAGCTTCCACTCGCATCGCAA ATACGGCGTGGCCTTGGTGGGTGTGCGGCCGGCTGAGCTGCCCGAGTTCTATGAGGATACAATACTCCTGAATCCGGGTCCCAGGCACATTATGAAAAAGGATGACACGTGCTATTatatgagcatcaccaaggAGGAGAATTCGGCGTTTGTCGttaatcaaaatcaaacatCGGACCCCACGGCAGCCAGCAAGGATGGGGCTGGAGGTGGCACATCTACTGCCACTTCTCATCAtacagcagctgcaactg caacaacaacaacaacaacaacagtacaAGCAACtccaactacaactacaacaataaGCACAACTTTCACATCATCAACATTATTATCAGCatctacaacaacagcaacaataaatgcTGGAACTGCCGCCCCgtccgcagcagccgcagccgcagcagcagcagggacaggggcagggtcGGGCGCCACCACCATTGCACCAGTGCCGTCTGTTTGTGTTCGTGTGCCCCACCATAGTCCCAGTTATGAGAGTGGCGGAGCGTACGGCACGAACCACTTGCAACcgtatccgcatccgcatccgtaTCCGCAAACGTATCCGCATCCGCAAATGCAAACTCCAGACAGTGGAGAGTTTGCATCACTATTTGTGC CCTGCGATAATCCGACGGCTGTGATAATATCGGACTCCAGGCAGAACCTCAAGGACACAACGGTGACCCAGACGGCGGCCACGACAACCACAATAACCACAACGACGCTGCCCCCACCGCCCATGACGCTGGGCGGATCTTCGGGCATGCCCggtggctctggtggcggTGGCCACGGAGTGGGCAGCGGCCACAGTCTGGGCACCTCGCTGAGCGTCACACCAGCCACACTCTCCACGGGCAATCATCTGGATGTGCCCTTTGGCAACAATCCCAATCTGCTCAGTCCGGATGTGCTCAACCAGCGTAGGG GAAGCAGACGTCCCTCGATCCTGCCCGTGCCCGATATGTTCACCTCCTCATCGTTCAGCATTGCCGGCAACGATGATGGCGAGGAGGGAGACGAGAGCGACGATGAGATTGACGATGAGATGCCTTGGCGCTCGCCCTCCGAGAAGATAGC CTGCTTGGGCGGGCACTTTCCCCAATCGCGCACCTATTCGCTCATCATGAGCTCCTCGGAGGATTCGTATCAGCGAAGTTGCAGCTTTTGCAGCcgcaatgccactgccactgccaccgctgctgctgctcctgctgctgctcctgctgctgctgctcctgctgctgctgctcctgctgctgtcagaCCGCCTGGGTCTGGTCGGGGATTACCTCTTGAAGATTTCACCACTACGGAGCAACGCAGGCGTGCCATGAAGAAAAGCTACAGCTGCGACAGCGAGTGTCGTAGTGGTGTGGGGCCTGGACCgggcctgggactgggactgggtggAGGCACTCTGGCCATATTGGCGGCTCGAAGAAGGCAGCTGCAACAGTGCTGCACCTGCAGTtgctccaccaccaccacgactacgacaacatcagcagcagcagcagcggcggcggcagcggcagcagcagcagcagcagcagcattcacgTCGAGCAGTTCCGTTGAGACGCGTCGCCTGTCGCGTCCGGTGTGGGCCTCCGACTACTCCGG CATTGTCAAGGGATTCCCGCCCGTGTCGCCCTTCATCGGTGTCAGCCCCACGCTCTGCTTTCTGCTCAAAGAGAAGAAACCACTCTGCTGTCTGCAGCTGGCTCAG GTGTGCGAGCACTGCAGCTACAGGAATGCCAAGGAGTACCAGTGGCAGAACAAGACGATCATTCTGGCCGCCGACTATGCCTCCAATGGGATATACAACTTCATCATTCCGCTGAGAGCTCACTTCCGCTCAAAGACTTCACTCAATCCCAtcatcctgctgctggagcgacGTCCGGATGTGGCCTTCCTGGACGCCCTCTCCTACTTTCCCCTG GTGTACTGGATGCTGGGATCGATCGACTGCCTCGACGATCTGCTGCGAGCGGGCATCACGCTGGCCGAGAGCGTGGTTGTGGTCAACAAGGAGCTCTCAAACTCGGCCGAGGAGGACTCCCTCTCCGACTGCAACACCATTGTGGCTGTGCAGAATATGTTCAA ATTCTTTCCCAGCATCAAGAGCATCACCGAGTTGTCGCAGAGCTCGAATATGCGGTTCATGCAGTTCCGGGCCCACGACAAGTACGCCCTGCATCtcagcaaaatggaaaag GAGCGCGGATCGCACATCTCGTACATGTTCCGGCTGCCGTTTGCGGCGGGTGCCGTCTTCAGTGCCTCCATGCTGGACACGCTGCTGTACCAGGCATTCGTGAAGGACTATGTGATTACGTTTGTGCGCCTTCTGCTGGGCATAGACCAGGCGCCGGGCAGCGGTTTCCTCACCTCG ATGCGCATCACCAAGGAGGACATGTGGATACGCACGTACGGACGGCTGTATCAGAAGCTCTGCTCGACCACCTGCGAGATACCGATTGGCATCTACCGCACCCAGGATACCTCGAATGCGGACACGTCACATGTGAGTAACTCGCCGGTCGATAGATGGGGACCCTTCTCGGCCTTCGGCAGGCATTGTGTGCGCTTGCGTCCATCG TACGACGAGGAAACTGGCACACCCGACTCCACCAAGGACTCTACGGAAATGCTGCGCGGGGTCACCTACCGACCGCCACCCTCGGCCACAGGTGGGGCCGGGGCCAGCTTTCGGTCCCCGTCGCAGCcgacgccgcagcagcagcgccagaggTCGACCAACTGTCTGGGCGGCTGCTCGGAGCGTAAGGGATCATCT TACTCCATTAATCTGGCGGACGAGGCCAAGGACAATCATGCACAGCAGATCGAGCGAGCGGAGATTGCCAATCTGGTGAGGAGTCGCATGGAGTCCCTGAACCTGCCCACAATCGACTACGATGATGTGAGCGAGAAGCGGAACCACTTGTCGTATGTGATAATCAATCCGAGCTGTGATCTCAAGCTGGAGGAGGGCGATCTCAT CTACTTGGTGCGGCCGTCGCCGTTCTCGGCACAAAAGACCTTCGAACGGCACAATTCGCGTCGCAAGTCGAACATCTCGTTCTGCTCGAATATCAATCTGGGGGCCACGTGTGGTCCCCAAATGCAAAACATGTCCAACACCGCCGTCGGAGCTGGATCGCGTCGCGGCTCCGGCATCGCCGGTTTGAACCCCATGCAAATGCAGAGCGTTCAGACTTTGGCCGGGTATGGATCATCCTCGCAGCGCTGTACCCCACCGATGCAGCAAATTAAATCGAATTCTCTTTCTCTACCCGACAGTCCGACGGTGGTTGGCAATCAGCGTGGACGGAGTAACTCATTGCGG ATCGACAACGATATACTGCTGCGGCGTTCCTCCTCGCTGAGGCAGGGACTGCCCAGTGTTGGCGTCAGTCATGGCCGTCGAAAGTCTTCGCTGGAGGAGATCGGCATCAGTCACTTCACGACCCTGATGCAGGCCACGAACCACAGCAATCCCATCAAGATCTCGCTCAATGGCAGCATTGGCATGGAG AATCAGATTTCACTTCAGGTTACACCGCCAGAGGAACCCACGCCCATGCTGGGCGTGCCCTGCATGatgggtggcggcggaggcggcggcggcataaACCCATCCGGAACAGGATCCTCAACTAGTGGCATGCTGGGTGCGGGCTCCTCGCTGGCCATCAACACGGCCGATCTGGGACCAGGTCCCAGCACCTCATCAGGCGCTGGTAGCTCGCTGCAGCCACAGGACTCGCTTGGCCCGCAGTCGTCGCAGGTGTCGTCGCCGCAGCATCTGCAGGGAACGATCGTATGA
- the LOC117892342 gene encoding potassium channel subfamily T member 2 isoform X5 has translation MSFSSSDTNNKCSISHSHSQRLGGKFANWFPQRAEENKRKKRVEQQRQQQRQRRGAKVFKCVSDSTGHLTLAPSRLFERTPMSPSDSLDEIALQIPRVRVEYYVNENTFKERLQLYFIKNQRSSLRIRIADLFLKLLSCVLYIIRVILDRNPTFITCYGCEVGNKTEFIISAKLTEEEFQESPIINWDAILWVNRPTVLWVLQLLLAMVSLTQSLVLTYLGYKGNIWQQILSFHFILELVTTIPFALTIVHPPLRNLFIPIFLNCWLAKRSLENMFNDLHRAMQKSQSALSQQLTILSATLLCLVFTSVCGIQHFQRAGHRHLNLFQSTYYVVVTFSTVGYGDFVPDIWPSQLYMVIMICVALIVLPTQFEQLAFTWMERQKLGGSYSSHRAQSEKHVVVCSTTLHADTIMDFLNEFYAHPLLQDFYVVLLSPMELDTTMRMILQVPIWAQRVIYIQGSCLKDGDLARARMNEAEACFILAARNYADKTAADEHTILRSWAVKDFAPNVPQYVQIFRPEHKLHVKFAEHVVCEDEFKYALLANNCTCPGASTLVTLLLHTSRGQEGQQSPEEWHRLYGKCSGNEIYHIVLGDSRFFGEYEGKSFTYASFHSHRKYGVALVGVRPAELPEFYEDTILLNPGPRHIMKKDDTCYYMSITKEENSAFVVNQNQTSDPTAASKDGAGGGTSTATSHHTAAATATTTTTTTVQATPTTTTTISTTFTSSTLLSASTTTATINAGTAAPSAAAAAAAAAGTGAGSGATTIAPVPSVCVRVPHHSPSYESGGAYGTNHLQPYPHPHPYPQTYPHPQMQTPDSGEFASLFVPCDNPTAVIISDSRQNLKDTTVTQTAATTTTITTTTLPPPPMTLGGSSGMPGGSGGGGHGVGSGHSLGTSLSVTPATLSTGNHLDVPFGNNPNLLSPDVLNQRRGSRRPSILPVPDMFTSSSFSIAGNDDGEEGDESDDEIDDEMPWRSPSEKIACLGGHFPQSRTYSLIMSSSEDSYQRSCSFCSRNATATATAAAAPAAAPAAAAPAAAAPAAVRPPGSGRGLPLEDFTTTEQRRRAMKKSYSCDSECRSGVGPGPGLGLGLGGGTLAILAARRRQLQQCCTCSCSTTTTTTTTSAAAAAAAAAAAAAAAAAFTSSSSVETRRLSRPVWASDYSGIVKGFPPVSPFIGVSPTLCFLLKEKKPLCCLQLAQVCEHCSYRNAKEYQWQNKTIILAADYASNGIYNFIIPLRAHFRSKTSLNPIILLLERRPDVAFLDALSYFPLVYWMLGSIDCLDDLLRAGITLAESVVVVNKELSNSAEEDSLSDCNTIVAVQNMFKFFPSIKSITELSQSSNMRFMQFRAHDKYALHLSKMEKREKERGSHISYMFRLPFAAGAVFSASMLDTLLYQAFVKDYVITFVRLLLGIDQAPGSGFLTSMRITKEDMWIRTYGRLYQKLCSTTCEIPIGIYRTQDTSNADTSHYDEETGTPDSTKDSTEMLRGVTYRPPPSATGGAGASFRSPSQPTPQQQRQRSTNCLGGCSERKGSSYSINLADEAKDNHAQQIERAEIANLVRSRMESLNLPTIDYDDVSEKRNHLSYVIINPSCDLKLEEGDLIYLVRPSPFSAQKTFERHNSRRKSNISFCSNINLGATCGPQMQNMSNTAVGAGSRRGSGIAGLNPMQMQSVQTLAGYGSSSQRCTPPMQQIKSNSLSLPDSPTVVGNQRGRSNSLRIDNDILLRRSSSLRQGLPSVGVSHGRRKSSLEEIGISHFTTLMQATNHSNPIKISLNGSIGMENQISLQVTPPEEPTPMLGVPCMMGGGGGGGGINPSGTGSSTSGMLGAGSSLAINTADLGPGPSTSSGAGSSLQPQDSLGPQSSQVSSPQHLQGTIV, from the exons AGTTCGTGTGGAGTACTACGTGAATGAAAACACATTTAAAGAAAGACTGCAACTCTATTTCATTAAGAATCAGCGTTCAA GCTTACGCATACGAATTGCCGATTTATTCCTTAAGTTACTGTCGTGTGTTCTCTACATTATACGTGTGATATTGGATAGGAATCCAACATTTATAACTTG CTATGGCTGCGAGGTGGGCAATAAGACAGAGTTCATCATCTCGGCCAAACTGACGGAGGAGGAGTTCCAGGAGAGTCCGATTATCAACTGGGATGCGATACTCTGGGTGAATCGGCCGACAGTGCTGtgggtgctgcagctgctcctagCCATGGTGTCGCTGACGCAATCCCTGGTTCTCACATATCTAGGCTATAAG GGCAACATTTGGCAGCAGATACTCTCATTTCACTTTATACTAGAATTAGTAACGACAATACCATTTGCACTAACG ATCGTTCATCCTCCACTACGGAATCTCTTCATTCCCATCTTCCTcaactgctggctggccaaaCGCTCGCTGGAGAATATGTTT AATGATCTTCATCGTGCCATGCAAAAGTCTCAGTCTGCGTTGTCCCAACAGCTGACCATTTTGTCGGCCACTCTGCTCTGTTTGGTATTTACCAG CGTTTGCGGCATTCAGCACTTTCAGCGGGCAGGACATCGGCACTTGAACCTCTTTCAGAGCACGTACTATGTGGTTGTGACCTTCTCGACAGTGGGCTACGGCGACTTTGTTCCGGACATTTGGCCCTCTCAGCTGTACATGGTCATCATGATTTGTGTCGCACTCATTGTGCTGCCCACGCAG TTCGAGCAGTTGGCCTTCACCTGGATGGAGCGCCAGAAGCTGGGCGGCAGCTACAGCTCTCATCGAGCGCAGAGCGAGAAGCATGTGGTGGTGTGCTCCACCACCCTGCACGCGGACACCATCATGGATTTCCTCAACGAGTTCTACGCCCATCCACTGCTGCAGGACTTCTATGTGGTGCTGCTCAGTCCCATGGAGCTGGACACGACAATGCGAATGATTCTACAGGTGCCAATTTGGGCCCAGCGTGTGATTTATATTCAG GGCTCTTGTCTGAAGGATGGCGACCTGGCCCGCGCTCGCATGAACGAGGCGGAGGCGTGCTTCATACTCGCGGCCAGGAATTATGCGGATAAGACGGCCGCGGACGAGCACACCATCCTGCGCTCCTGGGCGGTCAAGGACTTTGCGCCGAATGTGCCGCAGTATGTGCAGATATTCAG GCCGGAGCACAAGCTGCATGTGAAGTTCGCCGAGCATGTGGTCTGCGAGGATGAGTTCAAGTACgcgctgctggccaacaactGCACCTGCCCGGGCGCCAGTACCCTGGtcaccctgctgctgcacacctCGCGCGGACA GGAGGGGCAGCAATCGCCGGAGGAGTGGCACCGCCTCTATGGCAAGTGTTCGGGCAACGAGATCTATCACATTGTCCTCGGCGACAGTCGCTTCTTCGGGGAGTACGAGGGCAAGAGCTTCACCTACGCCAGCTTCCACTCGCATCGCAA ATACGGCGTGGCCTTGGTGGGTGTGCGGCCGGCTGAGCTGCCCGAGTTCTATGAGGATACAATACTCCTGAATCCGGGTCCCAGGCACATTATGAAAAAGGATGACACGTGCTATTatatgagcatcaccaaggAGGAGAATTCGGCGTTTGTCGttaatcaaaatcaaacatCGGACCCCACGGCAGCCAGCAAGGATGGGGCTGGAGGTGGCACATCTACTGCCACTTCTCATCAtacagcagctgcaactg caacaacaacaacaacaacaacagtacaAGCAACtccaactacaactacaacaataaGCACAACTTTCACATCATCAACATTATTATCAGCatctacaacaacagcaacaataaatgcTGGAACTGCCGCCCCgtccgcagcagccgcagccgcagcagcagcagggacaggggcagggtcGGGCGCCACCACCATTGCACCAGTGCCGTCTGTTTGTGTTCGTGTGCCCCACCATAGTCCCAGTTATGAGAGTGGCGGAGCGTACGGCACGAACCACTTGCAACcgtatccgcatccgcatccgtaTCCGCAAACGTATCCGCATCCGCAAATGCAAACTCCAGACAGTGGAGAGTTTGCATCACTATTTGTGC CCTGCGATAATCCGACGGCTGTGATAATATCGGACTCCAGGCAGAACCTCAAGGACACAACGGTGACCCAGACGGCGGCCACGACAACCACAATAACCACAACGACGCTGCCCCCACCGCCCATGACGCTGGGCGGATCTTCGGGCATGCCCggtggctctggtggcggTGGCCACGGAGTGGGCAGCGGCCACAGTCTGGGCACCTCGCTGAGCGTCACACCAGCCACACTCTCCACGGGCAATCATCTGGATGTGCCCTTTGGCAACAATCCCAATCTGCTCAGTCCGGATGTGCTCAACCAGCGTAGGG GAAGCAGACGTCCCTCGATCCTGCCCGTGCCCGATATGTTCACCTCCTCATCGTTCAGCATTGCCGGCAACGATGATGGCGAGGAGGGAGACGAGAGCGACGATGAGATTGACGATGAGATGCCTTGGCGCTCGCCCTCCGAGAAGATAGC CTGCTTGGGCGGGCACTTTCCCCAATCGCGCACCTATTCGCTCATCATGAGCTCCTCGGAGGATTCGTATCAGCGAAGTTGCAGCTTTTGCAGCcgcaatgccactgccactgccaccgctgctgctgctcctgctgctgctcctgctgctgctgctcctgctgctgctgctcctgctgctgtcagaCCGCCTGGGTCTGGTCGGGGATTACCTCTTGAAGATTTCACCACTACGGAGCAACGCAGGCGTGCCATGAAGAAAAGCTACAGCTGCGACAGCGAGTGTCGTAGTGGTGTGGGGCCTGGACCgggcctgggactgggactgggtggAGGCACTCTGGCCATATTGGCGGCTCGAAGAAGGCAGCTGCAACAGTGCTGCACCTGCAGTtgctccaccaccaccacgactacgacaacatcagcagcagcagcagcggcggcggcagcggcagcagcagcagcagcagcagcattcacgTCGAGCAGTTCCGTTGAGACGCGTCGCCTGTCGCGTCCGGTGTGGGCCTCCGACTACTCCGG CATTGTCAAGGGATTCCCGCCCGTGTCGCCCTTCATCGGTGTCAGCCCCACGCTCTGCTTTCTGCTCAAAGAGAAGAAACCACTCTGCTGTCTGCAGCTGGCTCAG GTGTGCGAGCACTGCAGCTACAGGAATGCCAAGGAGTACCAGTGGCAGAACAAGACGATCATTCTGGCCGCCGACTATGCCTCCAATGGGATATACAACTTCATCATTCCGCTGAGAGCTCACTTCCGCTCAAAGACTTCACTCAATCCCAtcatcctgctgctggagcgacGTCCGGATGTGGCCTTCCTGGACGCCCTCTCCTACTTTCCCCTG GTGTACTGGATGCTGGGATCGATCGACTGCCTCGACGATCTGCTGCGAGCGGGCATCACGCTGGCCGAGAGCGTGGTTGTGGTCAACAAGGAGCTCTCAAACTCGGCCGAGGAGGACTCCCTCTCCGACTGCAACACCATTGTGGCTGTGCAGAATATGTTCAA ATTCTTTCCCAGCATCAAGAGCATCACCGAGTTGTCGCAGAGCTCGAATATGCGGTTCATGCAGTTCCGGGCCCACGACAAGTACGCCCTGCATCtcagcaaaatggaaaag CGCGAGAAGGAGCGCGGATCGCACATCTCGTACATGTTCCGGCTGCCGTTTGCGGCGGGTGCCGTCTTCAGTGCCTCCATGCTGGACACGCTGCTGTACCAGGCATTCGTGAAGGACTATGTGATTACGTTTGTGCGCCTTCTGCTGGGCATAGACCAGGCGCCGGGCAGCGGTTTCCTCACCTCG ATGCGCATCACCAAGGAGGACATGTGGATACGCACGTACGGACGGCTGTATCAGAAGCTCTGCTCGACCACCTGCGAGATACCGATTGGCATCTACCGCACCCAGGATACCTCGAATGCGGACACGTCACAT TACGACGAGGAAACTGGCACACCCGACTCCACCAAGGACTCTACGGAAATGCTGCGCGGGGTCACCTACCGACCGCCACCCTCGGCCACAGGTGGGGCCGGGGCCAGCTTTCGGTCCCCGTCGCAGCcgacgccgcagcagcagcgccagaggTCGACCAACTGTCTGGGCGGCTGCTCGGAGCGTAAGGGATCATCT TACTCCATTAATCTGGCGGACGAGGCCAAGGACAATCATGCACAGCAGATCGAGCGAGCGGAGATTGCCAATCTGGTGAGGAGTCGCATGGAGTCCCTGAACCTGCCCACAATCGACTACGATGATGTGAGCGAGAAGCGGAACCACTTGTCGTATGTGATAATCAATCCGAGCTGTGATCTCAAGCTGGAGGAGGGCGATCTCAT CTACTTGGTGCGGCCGTCGCCGTTCTCGGCACAAAAGACCTTCGAACGGCACAATTCGCGTCGCAAGTCGAACATCTCGTTCTGCTCGAATATCAATCTGGGGGCCACGTGTGGTCCCCAAATGCAAAACATGTCCAACACCGCCGTCGGAGCTGGATCGCGTCGCGGCTCCGGCATCGCCGGTTTGAACCCCATGCAAATGCAGAGCGTTCAGACTTTGGCCGGGTATGGATCATCCTCGCAGCGCTGTACCCCACCGATGCAGCAAATTAAATCGAATTCTCTTTCTCTACCCGACAGTCCGACGGTGGTTGGCAATCAGCGTGGACGGAGTAACTCATTGCGG ATCGACAACGATATACTGCTGCGGCGTTCCTCCTCGCTGAGGCAGGGACTGCCCAGTGTTGGCGTCAGTCATGGCCGTCGAAAGTCTTCGCTGGAGGAGATCGGCATCAGTCACTTCACGACCCTGATGCAGGCCACGAACCACAGCAATCCCATCAAGATCTCGCTCAATGGCAGCATTGGCATGGAG AATCAGATTTCACTTCAGGTTACACCGCCAGAGGAACCCACGCCCATGCTGGGCGTGCCCTGCATGatgggtggcggcggaggcggcggcggcataaACCCATCCGGAACAGGATCCTCAACTAGTGGCATGCTGGGTGCGGGCTCCTCGCTGGCCATCAACACGGCCGATCTGGGACCAGGTCCCAGCACCTCATCAGGCGCTGGTAGCTCGCTGCAGCCACAGGACTCGCTTGGCCCGCAGTCGTCGCAGGTGTCGTCGCCGCAGCATCTGCAGGGAACGATCGTATGA